From Blastochloris viridis, one genomic window encodes:
- a CDS encoding TOBE domain-containing protein produces MTDGKIDAQLALRSDGRLLVGRDRITLLEAVAEHGSITKAAEAVGFSYKTAWDAVAAINNLLPTPAFVTKTGGRKGGGAEVTEEGRRLIVAFRRLEEMLGRISAAIAEEGLQNIDDLLLWGMTMKLSARNAIRCEVSEVRSGPVSVVVKLRVPPDTTITAVVTNGAAAELGLVPGRQAVALVKSSSVMLAPVDEVPRLSVRNRIIGTVARRIDSEVGSEIAIDIGGGKTLLSVVTREGADELGAEVGSQVCALFKATHVILAAG; encoded by the coding sequence ATGACGGACGGCAAGATCGACGCCCAGCTCGCGCTTCGCAGCGACGGGCGGCTGCTGGTCGGGCGCGATCGGATCACCCTGCTTGAGGCTGTCGCCGAACACGGCAGCATCACCAAGGCGGCCGAGGCGGTCGGCTTCAGCTACAAGACCGCCTGGGACGCCGTCGCTGCCATCAACAATTTGCTGCCGACGCCGGCGTTCGTGACCAAGACCGGCGGCCGCAAGGGCGGCGGCGCCGAAGTGACCGAGGAAGGCCGGCGGTTGATCGTCGCCTTCCGCCGACTGGAGGAGATGCTCGGACGCATCTCCGCCGCCATCGCCGAGGAAGGGCTGCAGAACATCGACGACCTGCTGCTGTGGGGCATGACGATGAAGCTCAGCGCCCGCAACGCCATCCGCTGCGAAGTCAGCGAGGTTCGCAGCGGGCCGGTGTCCGTGGTGGTCAAGCTGCGGGTGCCGCCGGACACCACCATCACTGCGGTGGTGACCAACGGTGCGGCGGCCGAACTCGGGCTCGTACCCGGCCGGCAGGCGGTCGCGCTGGTCAAGTCCTCATCGGTGATGCTGGCGCCGGTCGACGAGGTGCCGCGGCTGTCGGTGCGCAACCGTATCATCGGCACCGTCGCCCGCCGGATCGACAGCGAGGTCGGCAGCGAGATCGCGATCGACATCGGCGGCGGCAAGACGCTGCTCTCGGTCGTGACCCGCGAGGGCGCCGACGAACTCGGCGCCGAAGTCGGCAGCCAAGTCTGTGCGCTGTTCAAGGCGACCCACGTGATTCTCGCCGCTGGCTGA
- a CDS encoding TonB-dependent receptor: MRLRRQVMMMATGAAVVAALAPVGPAAAEDDGVFGLGEIHVSAPAGGTQETDDFGGSTLSGSQMETFAADTVDEALNLVPGVVGTGSGDARNERVISVRGFSRLEVPLSIDGVQIYLPADNRFDFGRFLTPDVAAVQVAKGYVSVLDGPGGMGGAINLVSYKPTKELEAEGRAQAEFGTDGTFEGTMSYLRAGSRKENGYVQASGTYRDMRGWMLSESFNPTAVENGGLRDHSDTRDWSVNLKAGYTPNATDEYSINLIKQSADKGSPYHVTNVSPTRPYRDWPQWNIQNLYWLSDTQIGEASYLKTKLYYNTFDNTHMGFDNPEQTIRKTARSFNTYYDDFAVGGNVEAGTDIGRYDTLKLAFSYRRDDHTEWNESFGNRFAKTAGCTANVICFTEPKQNSVEDTFSTALENTIHLTPAFDLVQGVSYNWRDLSKAEDFSTDTGAMVYFPLNDSDAIDYQGAAVWRYSETAKVFANFSHRTRFPTLFERFSSKFSQVLSNPELAPEEATNYQLGWSNAFAPKSQMSVTAFYSDVEDMIQSVQVDSTHTQSQNVGDGYFYGAEASLDYAIADRWTVGGNLTWIRREVTNPDDPNFRPSGVPEFKGLVFVTWQPYDNLKLTPSVEFADDRWTSYTVGNANYYYTVGAYTLVNFRAEYAVNANFTVAAGARNLLDQDYYLSDGYPEAGRSFYASLKATF, translated from the coding sequence ATGCGTTTGAGACGTCAGGTAATGATGATGGCAACGGGGGCTGCGGTCGTTGCGGCCCTGGCGCCGGTCGGGCCGGCCGCGGCAGAGGACGACGGCGTGTTCGGGCTCGGCGAGATTCACGTCTCCGCGCCGGCCGGCGGCACCCAGGAGACCGACGACTTCGGCGGCAGCACCCTCTCCGGCAGCCAGATGGAGACCTTTGCCGCCGACACGGTCGACGAGGCGCTGAACCTCGTGCCGGGCGTGGTGGGCACGGGTTCGGGCGACGCACGCAACGAGCGCGTCATCAGCGTCCGCGGCTTCAGCCGCCTGGAGGTGCCGCTGTCGATCGACGGCGTGCAGATTTATCTGCCGGCGGACAACCGCTTCGACTTCGGCCGCTTTCTCACCCCCGACGTGGCGGCGGTGCAGGTCGCCAAGGGCTACGTCTCGGTGCTCGACGGTCCGGGCGGCATGGGCGGCGCCATCAACCTCGTCAGCTACAAGCCGACCAAGGAACTGGAGGCGGAAGGGCGCGCCCAGGCCGAGTTCGGCACCGACGGCACGTTCGAGGGCACGATGAGCTATCTCCGCGCCGGCTCGCGCAAGGAGAACGGCTACGTCCAGGCCAGCGGCACCTATCGCGACATGCGCGGCTGGATGCTGTCGGAGAGCTTTAACCCGACCGCGGTCGAGAACGGCGGGCTCCGCGACCACTCCGACACCCGCGACTGGAGCGTCAACCTCAAGGCCGGCTACACCCCCAACGCCACCGACGAATATTCCATCAACCTCATCAAGCAATCGGCCGACAAGGGCTCGCCCTACCATGTCACCAACGTGTCGCCGACCCGGCCCTATCGCGACTGGCCCCAGTGGAACATCCAGAACCTCTACTGGCTCTCCGATACGCAGATTGGCGAGGCGTCCTATCTGAAGACGAAGCTGTACTACAATACGTTCGACAATACGCACATGGGATTTGATAATCCCGAGCAGACTATTCGGAAAACGGCTAGGTCCTTCAACACTTACTACGACGATTTCGCGGTTGGCGGAAACGTCGAGGCCGGCACCGACATCGGCCGCTACGACACGCTGAAGCTGGCGTTCAGCTACCGGCGCGACGATCACACCGAATGGAACGAGAGCTTCGGCAACCGGTTTGCCAAGACCGCCGGCTGCACCGCGAACGTGATCTGCTTCACCGAGCCCAAGCAAAACTCGGTGGAGGATACCTTTTCGACCGCGCTGGAGAACACAATCCACCTCACGCCGGCGTTCGATCTCGTTCAGGGCGTCAGCTACAACTGGCGCGATCTATCCAAGGCGGAGGACTTTTCGACCGACACCGGCGCGATGGTGTATTTTCCGCTGAACGACAGCGACGCCATCGACTACCAGGGCGCGGCGGTTTGGCGCTACAGCGAGACGGCGAAGGTGTTCGCCAACTTTTCGCACCGCACCCGATTCCCCACGCTGTTCGAGCGCTTCAGCTCGAAGTTCTCGCAGGTGTTGTCCAATCCAGAATTGGCCCCTGAAGAGGCCACCAACTACCAGCTCGGCTGGTCCAACGCCTTTGCGCCCAAGAGCCAAATGTCCGTTACCGCATTCTACAGCGACGTGGAGGACATGATCCAATCGGTGCAGGTCGACTCGACTCACACCCAGTCGCAAAATGTCGGCGACGGCTATTTCTACGGGGCGGAGGCCTCGCTTGATTATGCCATTGCGGACAGGTGGACGGTCGGCGGCAATCTGACGTGGATTCGGCGCGAGGTGACCAATCCCGACGATCCGAATTTCCGGCCGTCGGGCGTTCCGGAGTTCAAAGGCCTCGTATTCGTGACATGGCAACCGTACGACAACCTCAAGCTCACGCCGAGCGTCGAGTTCGCCGACGACCGCTGGACGTCATATACGGTCGGAAATGCCAATTATTACTATACTGTCGGTGCCTATACACTTGTAAACTTCAGGGCTGAGTATGCCGTCAATGCTAACTTCACGGTTGCAGCCGGCGCCCGCAACCTGCTCGACCAGGATTATTACCTGAGCGACGGCTATCCCGAGGCAGGCCGCAGCTTCTACGCCTCGCTCAAGGCGACGTTCTGA
- a CDS encoding integrase arm-type DNA-binding domain-containing protein → MAVINLTEARIRNLEPGSGIWRDEQVKGLMVICHATTKTYAVQGDVRRNGRHVRTVRVKIDRVDRIGLREARNRAKAIMSQIQSGVDPTAKTAETGITISQALDAHLGEKPFRTVNRPGFAGGVLA, encoded by the coding sequence ATGGCTGTCATCAACCTCACGGAGGCCCGCATCCGGAACCTCGAACCGGGCTCGGGCATCTGGCGGGACGAACAGGTCAAGGGCCTGATGGTCATCTGCCACGCCACCACCAAGACCTACGCCGTTCAGGGCGACGTTCGGCGGAACGGCCGGCACGTCCGCACGGTGCGGGTCAAGATCGACCGCGTGGACCGGATCGGCTTGCGCGAGGCTCGGAACCGGGCCAAGGCGATCATGTCGCAGATCCAGTCCGGCGTGGACCCCACCGCCAAGACGGCCGAGACCGGCATCACGATCTCGCAGGCGCTTGACGCCCACCTCGGAGAAAAGCCGTTCAGGACGGTGAACCGCCCCGGGTTTGCCGGAGGCGTTTTGGCTTGA
- a CDS encoding ISAs1 family transposase, whose product MSLDGLSLDGLFVPEKSRLKVLLDHLSVIEDPREAWRVAHPLPEVLLLVVCGTLADCDDYEGIAEWGETHLSFLRRFLPYHHGVPGARWLTLLMNRIDPDLFAAAFTAWVRESWPDHPDLVAIDGKTSRRSHDRGAGKAPLHLVSAFATTRRLVLGQEAVADKSSETTAIPLLIERLAAAGGLDGTLISIDAIATNPTIATAIRGAKADYLLAVKANQPTLRAEIESFFAETPAAETESVTDLDKGHGRIESRTVTVAREVDWLKGDRRFPGELRLPDVATIVRVASRAELADRCRFETRYYVSSAALSATAAAEAVRSHWAIENSLHWVLDVTFGDDQSRLRTGHGARNMAVVRHFAFNLLRAVTDKKSLRLRRKRAGWDPEYCAQVLGHRTR is encoded by the coding sequence ATGAGCCTTGATGGCCTGAGCCTTGATGGCCTGTTCGTCCCCGAGAAGTCGCGCCTGAAGGTGCTGCTCGACCACCTGTCGGTGATCGAGGACCCACGCGAGGCGTGGCGGGTGGCTCACCCGCTGCCGGAGGTGCTGCTACTGGTGGTGTGCGGCACCTTGGCGGACTGCGACGACTACGAGGGAATCGCCGAGTGGGGCGAGACGCATCTGTCGTTTCTGCGCCGCTTCCTGCCCTACCACCACGGGGTTCCGGGGGCGCGTTGGCTGACCCTGCTGATGAACCGCATCGACCCGGACCTGTTCGCGGCAGCGTTCACGGCGTGGGTTCGGGAGAGCTGGCCGGATCACCCGGACCTGGTGGCGATCGACGGCAAGACCTCGCGGCGCAGCCACGACCGCGGGGCCGGCAAGGCGCCGCTCCATCTCGTCTCGGCGTTCGCCACCACCCGCCGCCTGGTGCTCGGCCAGGAGGCGGTCGCCGACAAGAGCAGCGAGACCACGGCGATCCCGCTCCTGATCGAGCGGCTCGCCGCCGCCGGCGGCCTCGACGGCACCCTGATCTCGATCGACGCCATCGCCACCAATCCGACCATCGCCACCGCCATCCGAGGCGCCAAGGCCGACTATCTGCTCGCCGTGAAGGCCAACCAGCCGACCCTGCGGGCCGAGATCGAGAGCTTCTTCGCCGAGACGCCCGCGGCCGAGACCGAGAGCGTCACCGACCTCGACAAGGGCCATGGCCGCATCGAGAGCCGCACCGTCACGGTTGCCCGCGAGGTCGATTGGCTGAAGGGGGACCGGCGCTTTCCCGGCGAATTGCGGCTGCCCGACGTCGCCACCATCGTGCGCGTCGCATCGCGCGCCGAGCTCGCCGACCGCTGCCGTTTCGAGACCCGATACTACGTCTCCTCGGCCGCGCTCTCGGCAACCGCTGCCGCCGAGGCCGTGCGAAGCCACTGGGCGATCGAGAACAGCCTGCACTGGGTCCTCGACGTCACCTTCGGCGACGACCAGTCCCGCCTGCGCACGGGACACGGCGCCAGGAACATGGCTGTCGTCCGCCACTTCGCCTTCAATCTCCTGCGCGCCGTCACCGACAAGAAAAGCCTCAGGCTCAGGCGAAAGCGCGCCGGTTGGGACCCCGAATACTGTGCTCAAGTCCTCGGACACAGGACGCGTTAA
- a CDS encoding CRISPR-associated helicase/endonuclease Cas3, protein MEPLAHSAREPGLEPQTYRAHIAGTATSEGVIAGARRRADAMLHFYSDTAGRETIRNAVVDAATFHDLGKLDPQSQAALCQGCNARLDWDHIDAGVAHLRASGAYMAAWMVRAHHAPGLPSLPVHFAKSPNARRLRGVRRDEGVAPEVHEQQIARTDGMLDRMIAAHEAALGPHQPARSKALHGLPMRLGLSCLVDADHSDTAYADTGWTVPNEPQSRWAERLASLDAYVADLGRREALSDDEKRRNDFRRRFYQACRQREPDASLMACEGPVGIGKTTAVTAYLLRRAIATGARRLFIVAPYTAILSQTARTLREALVLKNERGRPDTIVAEHHHRADFSSISSRDLATLWTAPIVLTTAVQFFETLSANTPSNLRKLHALPGSMVFLDEAHAALPTSLWPQNWRWMRELTADWGCSFVLASGSLARFWEVDDIVGDSRLRLPELVPPDLASPLRAAEDRRVSFVSLGRLDGPEALAEAVAAAPGPRLLIMNTVQSAAVMADMMRKKGRHIMHLSTALCPRDRDAVLALAKARLKHRSFTDWTLVATSLMEAGVDVSFRTCFRERFATTSLIQIGGRGNRNFEWSEGVTVYDFLVSHIDGLKAHPAAATSAEVLSDLFRDKEFEKAVDPAQLVTLAMRKEIRRRGQPSENALLTAERETRYPGAAECGKVIDADTRLVVVDRSLRDRIIARERVCTRELLLGSVQIWTNKIDHLGLDSLPGRDEIFWWPYAYDPAFLGYMEGALFLEGVAAGAAVII, encoded by the coding sequence GTGGAGCCGCTCGCCCACTCGGCCCGTGAGCCGGGCCTAGAGCCGCAGACCTATCGCGCTCACATTGCCGGCACGGCCACAAGCGAGGGTGTGATTGCAGGTGCGCGCCGGCGCGCGGATGCGATGTTGCACTTCTACAGTGACACGGCGGGACGCGAAACGATCAGGAACGCCGTTGTGGACGCCGCGACGTTTCACGACCTCGGCAAGCTCGATCCGCAGAGTCAGGCGGCGCTTTGTCAGGGGTGCAACGCACGGCTCGATTGGGATCACATTGATGCCGGTGTTGCCCACCTGCGCGCCAGCGGCGCTTACATGGCGGCCTGGATGGTGCGAGCTCATCATGCGCCCGGCTTGCCTTCCTTGCCGGTCCACTTTGCGAAATCGCCAAATGCACGTCGGCTTCGTGGCGTCAGGCGTGATGAAGGTGTAGCGCCGGAGGTACACGAGCAACAGATCGCGCGCACCGACGGCATGCTGGACAGGATGATAGCTGCCCACGAGGCAGCGCTCGGTCCGCACCAGCCGGCGCGGAGCAAAGCGTTACATGGTCTTCCCATGCGCTTGGGCCTGTCCTGCCTCGTCGATGCCGACCATAGCGACACGGCCTACGCCGACACTGGATGGACGGTGCCGAACGAGCCGCAGTCGCGCTGGGCTGAGCGGTTGGCGTCGCTCGACGCCTATGTGGCCGATCTCGGAAGGCGTGAGGCGCTGTCCGACGACGAGAAACGCCGCAACGACTTCCGCCGCCGGTTTTACCAGGCGTGCCGCCAGCGCGAACCCGATGCGTCGCTGATGGCCTGCGAGGGACCAGTCGGCATCGGCAAGACGACGGCTGTGACGGCCTACCTGCTCCGCAGAGCAATCGCGACCGGTGCGCGGCGTCTGTTCATCGTGGCTCCTTATACAGCGATCCTGTCGCAAACTGCGCGTACGTTACGGGAGGCCTTGGTACTGAAAAACGAGCGCGGCCGGCCGGATACGATCGTTGCCGAGCATCACCACCGCGCCGACTTCAGCAGCATCTCCTCTCGCGATCTCGCGACTCTATGGACGGCTCCCATCGTCCTGACGACCGCCGTCCAGTTTTTTGAGACGCTGTCGGCGAACACGCCGTCGAACCTCAGGAAGTTGCACGCGCTGCCCGGCTCGATGGTTTTTCTCGACGAAGCGCACGCCGCGCTGCCGACATCGCTCTGGCCGCAGAACTGGCGCTGGATGCGCGAGCTCACCGCCGATTGGGGATGCTCCTTTGTCCTCGCCAGCGGATCGCTGGCGAGGTTTTGGGAAGTCGACGACATCGTTGGCGACTCACGCCTAAGGCTGCCGGAGCTCGTGCCGCCAGACCTCGCGTCGCCGCTGCGGGCAGCGGAGGATCGGCGCGTCTCTTTTGTATCGTTGGGCCGCCTGGATGGACCTGAGGCGTTGGCCGAAGCGGTTGCGGCGGCTCCCGGGCCGCGGCTCCTCATCATGAATACGGTCCAGAGCGCGGCCGTGATGGCTGACATGATGCGAAAGAAAGGTCGACACATCATGCACCTATCGACAGCCCTTTGCCCTCGAGACCGAGACGCCGTGCTCGCTCTTGCGAAGGCTAGATTGAAGCACCGCAGCTTCACCGATTGGACTTTGGTCGCCACCAGCCTCATGGAGGCCGGCGTCGACGTGTCGTTTCGAACGTGTTTTCGTGAGCGATTTGCAACCACTTCCCTCATCCAGATCGGCGGGCGCGGCAACCGGAATTTCGAATGGTCCGAGGGCGTGACAGTTTATGATTTTTTGGTGTCGCATATCGATGGCTTGAAAGCGCATCCGGCTGCGGCCACCTCAGCGGAGGTTCTTTCGGACCTCTTCCGCGACAAAGAATTCGAGAAGGCGGTTGATCCAGCGCAACTCGTCACGTTGGCCATGCGGAAGGAAATTAGGCGGCGAGGACAGCCGAGCGAAAATGCTTTACTCACTGCTGAAAGGGAAACTCGTTATCCTGGCGCGGCGGAATGCGGAAAGGTTATCGACGCTGACACTCGCCTTGTCGTGGTCGATCGAAGTCTCCGTGATCGGATCATCGCCCGAGAGCGCGTCTGTACGCGAGAGCTTCTTCTCGGCAGCGTTCAGATTTGGACGAATAAAATTGACCACCTTGGCCTCGACTCATTGCCTGGTCGCGACGAGATTTTCTGGTGGCCTTATGCCTATGATCCAGCTTTTCTGGGGTACATGGAGGGCGCCCTGTTCTTGGAAGGCGTTGCCGCGGGTGCGGCTGTTATCATCTAA
- the cas5 gene encoding CRISPR-associated protein Cas5, with translation MSSYPIQLEVSGPLAMYARPDTGGSPTSYPVPTWSAAKGLLESIAYLAQGEAWFHPTRVEICRPVGSIGGAVSFQRYAFNYGGPLRKDLNIKTGTGMQVFATAVANPCYRIYADIRGARGGSGRNPRHYLQNLFERRLKQGRCFKTPALGWSEFTCDYWGPFRPEWEVDDALDLEIPSMLSSVWDRAQDGAYVSRFAHDVRIEKGALVF, from the coding sequence GTGAGCTCCTATCCGATCCAGCTTGAGGTGTCCGGTCCACTGGCGATGTACGCGCGGCCGGACACCGGCGGCAGCCCCACGAGCTATCCGGTCCCGACATGGTCGGCCGCGAAGGGTCTTCTCGAGTCGATCGCATATCTCGCGCAGGGCGAAGCATGGTTTCATCCCACGCGTGTCGAGATATGTCGGCCGGTCGGATCTATAGGCGGAGCGGTTTCGTTTCAGCGCTATGCGTTCAACTACGGCGGCCCGCTGCGGAAGGACCTGAACATTAAAACCGGGACCGGCATGCAGGTCTTCGCCACCGCCGTGGCAAATCCCTGCTACCGCATCTACGCCGATATCCGCGGCGCTCGCGGCGGGAGTGGACGCAACCCGCGGCACTACCTCCAAAACCTGTTCGAGCGGCGGCTCAAGCAGGGTCGCTGCTTCAAGACCCCTGCGCTCGGTTGGTCCGAATTCACCTGCGACTACTGGGGGCCGTTCCGGCCGGAATGGGAGGTCGACGACGCTCTGGATCTCGAGATTCCCTCCATGCTGTCCAGCGTGTGGGACCGGGCTCAGGACGGCGCCTACGTGTCGCGCTTCGCGCACGACGTCCGGATCGAAAAAGGGGCGCTCGTTTTTTAG
- a CDS encoding DUF2786 domain-containing protein produces MTMKKPSARELPLVKRRIEALLEKTEANGCPAGEAAAALEKAEELVAKYGLDPGAFRWPPRPSTQFGSAASGPEAPRPPRASGPSRGKGIGRLAERLIIEHSDCTYAAIAAEVNRLIEGARASEKSVRWSASRMRRRGEDIANRRKNSD; encoded by the coding sequence ATGACCATGAAGAAGCCGAGTGCGAGGGAACTGCCGCTGGTCAAGCGGCGCATCGAGGCGCTGCTGGAGAAGACCGAGGCCAACGGCTGCCCGGCCGGCGAGGCGGCGGCCGCTCTCGAGAAGGCCGAGGAGCTCGTCGCCAAGTACGGTCTCGATCCGGGCGCGTTCCGGTGGCCGCCGAGGCCCTCGACGCAGTTCGGCTCGGCAGCATCAGGGCCCGAGGCTCCGAGGCCGCCACGGGCCTCCGGGCCGAGTCGGGGCAAGGGCATCGGCCGGCTCGCCGAGCGGCTGATCATCGAGCATTCGGACTGTACCTACGCCGCCATCGCCGCCGAGGTGAACCGGCTGATCGAGGGCGCGAGAGCGAGCGAGAAGTCGGTGCGTTGGTCCGCGAGCAGGATGAGAAGGCGGGGCGAGGACATCGCTAACCGGAGGAAAAACTCGGACTGA
- a CDS encoding IS3 family transposase (programmed frameshift), which translates to MSKQTSSKFSPEVRSRAVRMVLDHEREHPSRWAAVVSVATKIGCTPQTLNEWIRKTEVDAGKRVGVPSDVAEKLKALERENRELRQANEILRKASAYFCDGGARPPVQDMIAFIDDHREVHGVEPICKVLPIAPSTYHDHVAKRADPAKLSARAKRDQALRPEIARVFAENFEVYGARKVWRQMVREGFDVARCTVERLMQDMGLRGVIRGKPVRTTVPDKAAPCPLDHVNRVFHAPAPNMLWLSDFTYVSTWSGFVYVAFVIDAYARRIVGWRVCRTAHASFVLDALEQALHDRRPARKAGLVHHSDRGSQYVSIRYTERLAEAGIEPSVGSVGDSYDNALAETINGLYKAEVIHRKGPWRSFEAVEFATLEWVDWFNNRRLLAPIGNIPPAEAEARYYAMLEETAMAA; encoded by the exons ATGAGCAAGCAGACGAGCAGCAAGTTTTCTCCTGAGGTTCGATCGCGGGCGGTGCGGATGGTGCTGGATCACGAGCGTGAGCACCCCTCGCGCTGGGCGGCGGTGGTGTCGGTCGCCACCAAGATCGGCTGCACGCCGCAGACCCTGAACGAGTGGATCCGGAAGACCGAGGTCGACGCCGGAAAGCGGGTGGGCGTGCCCAGCGACGTCGCCGAGAAGCTCAAGGCCCTGGAGCGGGAGAACCGGGAACTGCGGCAGGCCAACGAGATCCTGCGCAAGGCGTCGGCGTATT TTTGCGATGGCGGAGCTCGACCGCCGGTCCAAGACATGATCGCGTTCATCGACGATCACCGCGAGGTCCACGGGGTCGAGCCGATCTGCAAGGTGCTGCCGATCGCCCCCTCGACCTACCATGACCATGTCGCCAAGCGGGCCGATCCGGCGAAGCTCTCGGCGCGGGCAAAGCGCGACCAGGCCTTGCGTCCTGAGATTGCCCGCGTCTTCGCCGAGAACTTCGAGGTCTATGGCGCGCGCAAGGTCTGGCGGCAGATGGTGCGCGAGGGCTTCGACGTCGCGCGCTGCACCGTCGAGCGCCTGATGCAGGACATGGGATTGCGCGGCGTCATTCGCGGCAAGCCGGTGCGGACGACGGTGCCAGACAAGGCGGCGCCGTGCCCGCTCGACCACGTCAACCGGGTGTTCCATGCTCCGGCGCCAAACATGCTCTGGCTCTCCGACTTCACTTACGTCAGCACGTGGTCGGGCTTCGTCTACGTCGCCTTCGTGATCGACGCCTACGCCCGCCGCATCGTCGGCTGGCGCGTCTGCCGCACGGCGCACGCCAGCTTCGTGCTGGATGCGCTGGAGCAGGCGCTTCATGACCGGCGGCCCGCCCGCAAGGCCGGCCTGGTGCACCATTCGGATCGCGGATCGCAATACGTCAGCATCCGCTACACCGAGCGCCTGGCCGAGGCGGGCATCGAGCCCTCGGTCGGCAGCGTCGGCGACTCCTATGACAACGCGCTCGCCGAGACCATCAATGGCCTCTACAAGGCCGAGGTCATCCATCGAAAGGGCCCGTGGCGGTCGTTCGAGGCCGTCGAGTTCGCCACGCTGGAATGGGTCGACTGGTTCAACAACCGCCGCCTGCTGGCGCCGATCGGCAATATCCCGCCGGCCGAAGCCGAGGCGCGCTACTATGCCATGCTGGAAGAGACAGCGATGGCCGCGTAA
- a CDS encoding type I CRISPR-associated protein Cas7, whose protein sequence is MSEAFNRGTGLLVINVINSNPNGDPDGESEPRTFEADGRGLISPVSFKRKLRDLMENADADVRKAALAATGPETKKHFGILESRGRDRKAISAMSLGDFRAAYWDGRVFGNTFVEKADQGKFITTGVVQFGPGVSVSPVEIVRLTLTNKAGVEGDKDRGMAPLAFRVVHHGLYTMPFFVNPSAAHKSGCDGHDIDVLKFLIPHAYAHTASGIRPEVHILHAWYAEHKNPLGSCPDPLILAALKPKKKAGFDPNKPSLGIDEYDIPTALPEELRARLASFEDLCLKEWPLAGAA, encoded by the coding sequence GTGAGCGAAGCATTCAACCGAGGGACGGGACTGCTCGTCATCAACGTGATCAATTCCAATCCGAACGGCGATCCTGACGGGGAGAGCGAGCCGCGTACCTTTGAAGCCGATGGGCGTGGCCTGATTTCGCCAGTGTCGTTCAAGCGGAAGCTCCGCGACCTCATGGAAAACGCGGACGCTGACGTTCGAAAGGCCGCGCTCGCTGCGACCGGCCCAGAAACGAAAAAGCACTTCGGCATTCTCGAAAGCCGCGGACGCGACCGCAAGGCGATCAGCGCCATGTCGCTGGGCGATTTCCGTGCCGCCTATTGGGATGGGCGCGTTTTCGGCAACACGTTCGTCGAGAAAGCTGACCAAGGCAAGTTTATCACCACCGGGGTCGTGCAGTTCGGTCCCGGCGTGAGCGTCTCGCCTGTAGAGATCGTGCGCTTAACTCTGACCAATAAAGCCGGCGTGGAAGGCGACAAGGACCGCGGTATGGCCCCGCTCGCGTTCCGTGTCGTGCATCACGGCCTGTATACGATGCCGTTCTTCGTCAACCCGAGCGCAGCGCACAAGAGCGGCTGCGACGGACACGACATCGACGTGCTCAAGTTCCTGATCCCACACGCTTACGCCCACACGGCCTCCGGCATTCGGCCCGAGGTCCACATCCTCCACGCCTGGTACGCCGAGCATAAAAACCCGCTCGGGTCGTGCCCGGACCCGCTGATCCTGGCGGCGCTGAAGCCGAAGAAAAAGGCCGGCTTCGACCCGAACAAGCCATCCCTCGGCATCGACGAATACGATATCCCGACGGCCTTGCCCGAGGAGCTTCGCGCGCGTCTCGCTTCGTTCGAAGACCTTTGCCTGAAGGAATGGCCGCTCGCCGGTGCGGCGTGA